A stretch of the Tannerella serpentiformis genome encodes the following:
- the prfB gene encoding peptide chain release factor 2 (programmed frameshift), producing MITIDQLKDMLEREQALRRFLDVDAKTVQLEEEELRTRDPAFWEDAQRAEAQMKVVKDLKKWIELYRAVHDATEELSLAFEYVKEGVTTEDEVDAAYARTKELVENLEFRNMLRGEADAMNCVLKINSGAGGTESQDWASMLMRMYMRWGEANGYKVTISNLQEGDEAGIKTVTMNIEGDYAYGYLKGENGVHRLVRVSPYNAQGKRMTSFASVFVTPLVDDTIEVNVEQARISWDTFRSGGAGGQNVNKVESGVRLRYQYKDPYTGAEEEILIENTETRDQPKNRENALRQLRSILYDREMQHRMEEQNKVEAGKKKIEWGSQIRSYVFDDRRVKDHRTNFQTSDVGGVMDGKIDGFIKAYLMEFAAVEN from the exons ATGATTACGATAGACCAACTGAAGGATATGTTGGAACGCGAGCAGGCGTTGAGGAGGTTTCTT GACGTCGATGCGAAAACCGTTCAATTAGAGGAAGAAGAGCTGCGCACGCGCGACCCGGCCTTCTGGGAAGACGCCCAACGGGCGGAGGCGCAGATGAAAGTGGTCAAGGATCTGAAGAAATGGATTGAGCTATACCGCGCTGTCCACGATGCGACGGAGGAGCTGAGCCTGGCTTTCGAATACGTCAAGGAGGGCGTGACGACCGAGGACGAGGTCGACGCCGCCTATGCGCGCACGAAGGAACTGGTGGAGAACCTCGAATTTCGCAACATGTTGCGCGGCGAGGCCGACGCGATGAACTGCGTGCTCAAGATTAACTCCGGCGCCGGTGGTACCGAAAGCCAAGACTGGGCTTCGATGCTTATGCGCATGTATATGCGTTGGGGCGAGGCCAATGGATACAAGGTGACCATCAGCAACCTACAAGAAGGCGACGAGGCAGGCATAAAAACCGTCACGATGAATATCGAAGGTGACTATGCTTACGGCTATCTCAAAGGGGAGAATGGCGTCCATCGCCTCGTGCGCGTCTCGCCATACAATGCGCAAGGAAAACGCATGACGTCGTTCGCCTCCGTCTTTGTCACACCGCTCGTCGACGACACGATCGAGGTCAACGTGGAGCAGGCGCGCATTTCTTGGGACACTTTCCGCTCCGGCGGCGCGGGAGGTCAGAACGTCAACAAGGTAGAGTCTGGTGTCCGTCTGCGCTATCAGTACAAAGACCCGTACACGGGTGCCGAGGAGGAGATCCTCATCGAAAACACCGAGACGCGCGATCAGCCGAAGAACCGCGAGAACGCCCTCCGTCAACTCCGATCCATCCTCTACGACCGCGAAATGCAGCATCGGATGGAGGAGCAAAACAAGGTGGAGGCCGGAAAAAAGAAGATCGAATGGGGGTCGCAAATCCGCAGCTACGTCTTTGACGACCGCCGCGTGAAGGATCACCGGACGAACTTCCAAACCTCCGACGTGGGCGGCGTGATGGACGGTAAGATTGATGGATTTATTAAGGCTTACTTGATGGAGTTCGCAGCCGTAGAAAATTAG
- a CDS encoding glycosyltransferase family protein → MNEATRPLRFLFIVQGEGRGHLTQALSLADMLRRHGHEVVEVLVGKSHGREVPSFFRSKVKAPVRAYEAPSLIYKKDHKRLDKLRTAFYNGNPRKLRQYGQSIEMIHRRIKKQQPDVVVNFYEMLPALAQLRFRIDIPFVNIAHQYLLRHPDYRHGTGDAQSLLVLRLHTLLTGIGATKLLALSFYPMKSCVRERIVVVPPLLRREVLDLQATEGDYILGYMLNQGFENEVRRWHDAHPDVRLHFFWDKRDAPAELRVDDTLTLHRIDDEQFLHYMAGCRGYITTAGFESVCEALYLNKPVMLIPAHLEQEINAADASSIPGAATTGDSFDLSRLLNFMQTPRTFDHDTFRRWLLSAEETFVRELTSVVDRE, encoded by the coding sequence ATGAATGAAGCAACCCGCCCACTGCGGTTCCTGTTTATTGTCCAAGGTGAGGGGCGCGGCCACCTGACGCAAGCGCTCTCACTCGCCGATATGTTGCGGCGCCACGGCCACGAGGTCGTGGAGGTACTGGTCGGTAAGAGTCACGGGCGCGAAGTGCCCTCCTTCTTTCGATCGAAGGTCAAAGCGCCGGTGCGCGCCTACGAAGCCCCGTCGCTGATCTATAAGAAGGATCATAAGCGTCTCGACAAGCTCCGCACAGCATTTTACAACGGCAATCCGCGAAAGCTGCGGCAGTACGGCCAAAGCATTGAAATGATTCACCGACGGATCAAGAAGCAGCAGCCGGACGTGGTGGTGAACTTTTACGAGATGCTCCCCGCCCTGGCGCAGCTGCGCTTCCGCATAGACATCCCCTTTGTCAACATCGCCCACCAATACCTGCTGCGCCACCCCGATTATCGGCATGGCACGGGCGACGCACAGAGCCTCCTCGTCCTGCGTCTGCACACGCTGCTGACGGGTATCGGCGCTACGAAGCTCCTGGCCCTATCCTTCTATCCGATGAAGTCATGCGTCAGGGAACGCATCGTGGTCGTGCCGCCGCTCCTCAGGCGTGAGGTGCTCGACCTGCAAGCCACGGAAGGGGATTACATCCTCGGCTATATGCTCAATCAGGGCTTTGAGAACGAAGTGCGCCGCTGGCACGACGCCCACCCGGACGTCCGCCTGCATTTCTTCTGGGACAAGCGTGACGCTCCGGCGGAACTCCGGGTGGACGACACGCTGACGCTTCACCGCATCGACGATGAGCAATTCCTCCATTACATGGCTGGCTGCCGCGGTTACATCACCACGGCCGGATTCGAGTCGGTCTGCGAAGCGCTCTATCTGAATAAGCCCGTGATGCTCATCCCCGCGCACCTGGAACAAGAGATCAATGCCGCCGACGCCTCGTCGATCCCCGGCGCCGCCACGACGGGTGACTCGTTCGACCTCTCGCGGCTGCTGAACTTCATGCAGACTCCGCGCACGTTTGATCACGACACCTTCCGCCGCTGGCTGCTCTCGGCCGAAGAGACTTTCGTCCGCGAACTGACGTCCGTGGTCGATCGGGAGTAG